Proteins found in one Arachis stenosperma cultivar V10309 chromosome 8, arast.V10309.gnm1.PFL2, whole genome shotgun sequence genomic segment:
- the LOC130944399 gene encoding uncharacterized protein LOC130944399 isoform X1 produces the protein MNQRNSSSINPIDHLPLQLHRSDVVPPSPSPSSAIDFLPDFAGYSWIAYAASSLLSITHFPSPLSHKQTRIGSIFRQLFELSGDPSSFVSAVSWCPRTPSSGELAASAQNCIWVFHHRSATSKGSFCWSQNAVLVQQTKVEAIKWTESGDGIVSGGSEVVFWKESNKRWEIAWKFKVDQPQTLVCTTWSIEGPSATTAHHGKEQVEGSLANQASKCVLVIQNNGQSEYSTANLRHPLPVVMIQWRPSRRRLSNGYEGHSVRHVLLTCCLDGTARLWSEIDHGKARRNAKDTNDLKITERSFCVVGVIEINQALNGTLGSNIFVSWGREMEGIFKIGEGVKQDFSKERFKDDVRNCEWLIGFGPGMLLSFWAVHCLDDISPLRFPRITLWRKQEFQANDIGSTHKFGSSDFNNALLLHKVSILRNCLSGPPIVCSPLQLLHCNSLVWSYLRIQAIDDTVETSLDKAKTDYISNLSGGVLNLDGHSGKILKVSIHPHICEVQFAASLDKNGLILFWSLSNISNCILKCPTLVPSWELCGKLVTQGSCSKYTSLRWAPSVLNDNLVLFMGHARGVDCFIVNICRTEEENVECHYLCTIPFNGHGPFKHGPSDIFAIPLNSTCNKTFHNDKIMLLAIWIGRFQALSWEVNLHSFDMSTSCCECGIDAKIPDNGDIWAFESTFANKRYFIAVNPCSSEYPTPDDLVTSFAVVDAVTLSHRQQELGFADDLCSGYPASIMATGCSNGSLKLWRSNCGNRSALHLPWELVGMFTAHDGPVNYICFTDCGQKIATCCNRSDSNGVNTIHIWDAVNLISEGTFILEDRLTFESNICSLNWLTLGTGQLLLGVCLENELQVFAQRRFDGMTLSNSVKFPKINIWINIAFAQTSLPIRDFLWGPRATAVVVHENYFSIFSHWLFQEDRKQGSNFHFRDSKPNAANCKGEIYEDGPTVLTDCDSMQSSNINMRDDDRSSSLCLAKKQLKSEICMNIGLWSILEVAETISRPLPTYHPNILLTNISSGNWKRAYVAVKHFVEYLTSNNDPKIRFVSKNKGLPEMSLSYYLEGSLSEGSQDRRFQWSGDIASITSTSHMESSISTSTKSELNGFVESIENLPKLLHLTNVEKSEILAIIDLLGEVSSPHLSSAYQSLDEPGRRFWVALRFQQLFFHRKFARAASFEELNVSSRLFVWAYHSDSLENLFGSVIPSEPSWQEIRALGMGFWYASVPQLRARMEKLARAQYLKNKNPRDCALLYIALNRIQVLAGLFKLSKDEKDKPLVAFLSRNFQDEKNKAAALKNAYVLLGKHQVELAISFFLLGGDHSSAVNICAKNLGDEQLALVICRLVEGHGGPLERHLITKYILPSAIEKGDYWLASLLEWEMGNYYQSFHRMLEFSITLVAQESTVMSNCGPFLDPSVGTFCHMLATKNSLRNAVGEQNSAILLRWATLMTVTSLKRCGNVIEALECFSSSMSMHGTADQGSNLNVSHNVLSSPLKPLPRKSSNWLSSDVSVHLEFHKKLNLALRYLLKLIREHPSWLETFTEPVGEASYDDECMIQYEKSVESFKQKLCTGISLYERRFSLPPRSLISKILLILCHHGLLYIGYDIADGCARGELSQKKSDVSDAFSLYRCRVKPFFKTVEEISFFYSRFISACSMGYSEQSSTSIEKVASTESRSMFSDASKSHFGGVLISLWYLRAIFKIELRSISIDHVKEHLDILDLFEYFLQFSLAWLQRNSGALLFMVEPFLTANANGCNHYEADMVNLKNRFPKFAELLTRNSFTTNVQNLQVSECTEDGKVDDTKHSIPEDERWKILGICLWRHMSRFMISNLNLVLDKLEDGNSSGSFHRNFAHREFTLLSVDSDSISLPEQIRLLSFSLCDLLTTTVTHISSYHVKQLAEYLWQKLENNSNVMTLEWLKQSHQSESSQKQNLDILELVNGKDECSVHQLLWDHCADQKLISECFAQEKLNWSNYLDHVPTKGWNDMHILLTGQHKTDDMRDKESKLGVPLQTPEVQSPVKGMFPSGNASTSSNQKDISSRNISIFHNPREMCKRNGELLEALCINSTDQQEAAVASNRKGIVFFRMEDGMPSSDKSSDFLWAKADWPQDGWAGSESTPAPTCVSPGVGLGNNKGAHLGLGGATVGVGSSVWPSKDFTGGGALGVKGFAGIGAYGLGWGIQQDFEDVVDPPATMENVTTKALSSHPMRPFFLVGSSNTHIYLWEFNKNKAMATYGVLPAANVPPPYALASISALKFDHFGHRFASAALDGTVCTWQLEVGGRSNVHPTESSLCFSGHASDVAYLSSSGSIIAVAGYSSNAVNVVIWDTLAPPTTSRASILCHEGGAHSLSVFDSHVGGGSVSPIIVTGGKGGDVGLHDFRYIATGKTKRHRHIDTMGHSPTVSSTHDKDQKTDGMLWYIPKAHSGTVTKVVTIPNTSLFLTGGTDGYVKLWDAQNTKLVHHWSRIHDKHTFVQPSSRGFGGVVRAAVTDIQVVSQGFLSCGGDGTVKLLRLSGHLDSHGVKL, from the exons ATGAATCAAagaaattcttcttctattaATCCCATCGATCACTTGCCACTCCAACTCCACCGATCCGACGTCGTTCCACCGTCACCTTCCCCTTCTTCCGCCATCGATTTCCTCCCCGATTTCGCCGGATACTCATGGATCGCTTACGCTGCTTCCTCTCTCCTTTCCATCACTCACTTCCCTTCTCCTCTCTCTCACAAACAGACTCGCATCGGTTCCATTTTCCGCCAACTCTTCGAGCTCTCCGGCGACCCTTCTTCCTTTGTCTCCGCCGTCTCATGGTGCCCCCGGACCCCTTCCTCCGGTGAACTCGctgcttcagctcaaaattgcaTCTGGGTCTTTCACCATCGATCTGCTACATCAAAGG GTTCTTTTTGTTGGAGCCAGAATGCAGTGCTTGTACAACAAACGAAGGTGGAGGCCATCAAATGGACAGAATCAGGGGATGGAATAGTTTCTGGCGGAAGCGAGGTGGTTTTCTGGAAAGAGAGTAATAAGCGTTGGGAAATAGCTTGGAAGTTCAAAGTGGATCAACCTCAAACTCTTGTTTGCACAACCTGGTCTATTGAGGGCCCTTCGGCAACCACGGCACATCATGGTAAAGAACAAGTTGAGGGGTCATTAGCAAATCAGGCAAGCAAATGTGTGTTGGTAATTCAAAACAATGGACAATCTGAATATTCAACAGCCAACCTACGGCATCCTCTACCTGTCGTAATGATTCAGTGGAGACCGTCAAGAAGAAGGCTATCAAACGGATATGAGGGGCATTCAGTTAGGCATGTATTATTGACCTGCTGCTTAGATGGAACTGCAAGGCTATGGAGCGAGATTGATCATGGGAAGGCTAGAAGGAATGCGAAGGATACCAATGATCTAAAGATCACGGAGCGCTCTTTTTGTGTTGTTGGTGTAATTGAGATTAATCAAGCCTTGAATGGAACCCTAGGTTCAAATATATTTGTATCATGGGGAAGAGAAATGGAGGGAATATTTAAAATCGGTGAAGGAGTGAAGCAAGATTTCTCCAAAGAAAGATTCAAGGATGATGTTAGAAATTGTGAATGGCTAATAGGTTTTGGTCCTGGAATGTTGCTAAGCTTTTGGGCTGTCCACTGTCTTGATGACATTTCACCACTTAGATTTCCTCGAATTACATTATGGAGGAAACAGGAATTCCAGGCCAATGACATAGGAAGCACACATAAGTTTGGTTCATCTGATTTTAATAATGCATTACTTCTGCATAAAGTCAGTATATTGAGGAACTGCTTGTCTGGTCCACCTATAGTCTGCTCTCCACTCCAGTTATTACATTGCAATTCTTTAGTTTGGTCATATTTGCGTATTCAAGCAATAGACGATACTGTTGAGACCTCCCTTGATAAAGCCAAAACAGATTACATCTCCAATTTGAGTGGTGGAGTTTTAAACTTAGATGGTCACAGTGggaaaattttaaaggtttcAATTCATCCTCATATATGCGAAGTTCAATTTGCTGCTTCTCTTGATAAGAATGGGCTGATTCTTTTTTGGTCACTTTCTAACATTTCAAACTGCATTTTGAAATGTCCAACTTTGGTTCCTTCTTGGGAACTTTGTGGGAAGCTTGTAACTCAAGGCTCATGCTCCAAGTATACAAGTTTGAGGTGGGCACCTTCAGTACTTAATGACAACCTGGTTTTATTTATGGGACATGCCAGGGGGGTTGATTGCTTCATAGTCAATATTTGTCGAACTGAAGAAGAAAATGTAGAATGCCACTACTTATGCACTATTCCTTTTAATGGTCATGGTCCTTTTAAACATGGCCCATCTGATATATTTGCAATTCCTTTGAACTCGACTTGTAATAAAACGTTTCATAATGATAAAATTATGCTATTGGCAATTTGGATAGGGAGATTCCAGGCCCTATCATGGGAAGTTAACTTACACTCATTCGATATGTCAACAAGCTGTTGTGAATGTGGTATTGATGCTAAAATCCCCGATAATGGTGATATTTGGGCATTTGAAAGTACATTTGCTAATAAAAGATATTTCATTGCTGTAAATCCTTGTTCTTCTGAGTATCCAACACCTGATGATCTAGTTACCAGCTTTGCTGTGGTTGATGCAGTCACTCTAAGCCACAGACAGCAGGAGTTAGGCTTTGCAGATGATCTATGTAGTGGTTATCCTGCTTCTATTATGGCCACGGGTTGTTCCAATGGTAGCTTGAAACTTTGGAGAAGTAACTGTGGCAACCGATCAGCTCTGCACTTGCCATGGGAGCTTGTGGGTATGTTTACTGCACATGATGGTCCGGTCAATTATATATGTTTCACTGATTGTGGTCAGAAGATAGCTACTTGCTGCAACAGAAGTGATTCAAATGGCGTCAATACCATTCATATATGGGATGCTGTAAACCTGATCAGTGAAGGGACTTTTATTTTGGAAGACAGGCTAACTTTTGAAAGTAATATTTGTAGTCTAAATTGGTTAACTTTAGGTACTGGTCAGTTGCTGCTTGGAGTTTGCTTGGAAAATGAATTACAAGTTTTTGCGCAGAGGCGTTTTGATGGTATGACTTTGTCAAACTCTGTAAAGTTTCCGAAGATTAATATATGGATTAATATTGCATTTGCTCAGACTTCCCTTCCAATTCGCGATTTCTTGTGGGGTCCCAGAGCTACAGCAGTGGTAGTTCATGAAAATTACTTTAGTATATTCAGTCACTGGTTGTTTCAAGAGGATAGAAAACAAGGGAGTAATTTTCATTTCCGTGATTCCAAGCCAAATGCCGCAAATTGCAAGGGTGAAATATATGAAGACGGACCTACAGTTCTTACCGATTGTGACTCCATGCAGTCCTCCAATATTAATATGAGGGATGATGACCGATCAAGTAGCTTATGTCTGGCCAAGAAGCAATTGAAGTCTGAAATTTGCATGAACATTGGCTTATGGAGCATCTTAGAAGTAGCTGAGACAATTAGTAGGCCTTTGCCTACATATCACCCCAATATTCTCCTCACTAATATAAGTTCAG GAAATTGGAAACGTGCTTATGTAGCTGTGAAACATTTTGTTGAATATTTGACTTCTAATAATGATCCTAAAATAAGGTTCGTCTCCAAAAATAAGGGTCTTCCAGAGATGAGTTTGTCATACTATCTAGAAGGAAGCCTGTCAGAAGGTTCCCAAGACAGGAGATTCCAATGGAGTGGAGATATTGCGTCAATCACGTCAACTTCTCACATGGAAAGTAGCATTTCTACCTCAACAAAGTCTGAGCTTAATGGCTTTGTTGAATCCATTGAGAATTTGCCCAAGTTATTGCATTTGACCAATGTAGAGAAGTCAGAGATTCTTGCAATCATTGATTTGCTTGGCGAAGTTAGTAGTCCACACTTGTCTTCTGCATACCAAAGTCTTGATGAACCTGGCAGGAG GTTCTGGGTTGCGTTGAGGTTTCAGCAACTGTTTTTTCACCGAAAGTTTGCTAGAGCTGCGTCTTTCGAAGAATTGAATGTTAGTTCAAGGTTGTTTGTGTGGGCTTACCACTCTGATTCCCTAGAAAATTTATTTGGTTCTGTCATACCCAGTGAACCATCATGGCAAGAAATCCGTGCTTTGGGTATGGGCTTTTGGTATGCTAGCGTACCTCAATTACGTGCAAGG aTGGAGAAATTGGCAAGAGCTCAATATTTGAAAAACAAGAATCCTAGGGATTGTGCATTGCTATATATTGCACTGAACCGAATTCAAGTTTTGGCTGGCCTTTTCAAACTCAGTAAGGATGAGAAAGACAAGCCTTTAGTGGCCTTTCTTTCACGTAATTTTCAG gatgagaaaaataaagCTGCTGCTTTGAaaaatgcatatgtgttgttgGGAAAGCATCAGGTGGAATTAGCAATCTCGTTTTTTTTGCTCGGAGGTGATCATTCGTCTGCTGTAAATATTTGTGCTAAGAACCTTGGGGATGAACAACTTGCACTAGTTATTTGTCGCCTTGTTGAGGGCCATGGTGGACCATTGGAGCGTCACTTAATAACAAAGTATATACTTCCTTCTGCAATTGAAAAGGGAGACTACTGGCTTGCAAGCCTTCTGGAG TGGGAAATGGGTAATTATTATCAATCTTTTCATAGAATGCTAGAGTTTTCAATAACTCTGGTGGCTCAGGAGTCCACTGTCATGTCCAATTGTGGTCCTTTTCTGGATCCAAGTGTTGGTACTTTTTGCCATATGTTAGCAACAAAGAATAGCCTCAGGAATGCTGTCGGGGAGCAAAATTCAGCGATTCTTTTAAGATGGGCTACTTTGATGACAGTTACTTCCCTAAAACGATGTGGCAATGTT ATTGAGGCATTGGAATGTTTCTCATCTTCAATGAGCATGCATGGGACGGCAGATCAAGGGAGCAATTTGAATGTCAGCCATAATGTGCTTTCCAGTCCATTAAAGCCTTTGCCAAGAAAATCTTCTAACTGGTTGTCCTCCGATGTGTCTGTTCATCTGGAGTTCCATAAGAAATTGAATTTGGCACTACGCTACTTACTGAAATTGATAAGAGAGCATCCAAGTTGGCTTGAGACTTTCACTGAACCTGTTGGGGAAGCTTCTtatgatgatgaatgtatgATACAATATGAGAAGTCAGTTGAAAGTTTTAAGCAAAAGTTATGCACAGGGATTTCTCTATATGAACGGAGGTTTTCGTTGCCTCCTAGGTCTCTTATCAGTAAG ATTTTACTCATTCTATGCCATCATGGATTATTGTACATTGGGTATGATATCGCCGATGGATGCGCTCGAGGAGAACTATCTCAAAAGAAGAGTGATGTGTCTGATGCTTTCAGTTTATATCGCTGTCGGGTTAAACCCTTCTTTAAGACTGTAGAAGAAATCTCCTTTTTCTACTCAAGATTCATTTCTGCCTGCAGCATGGGATATTCTGAACAAAGTTCAACTTCTATTGAGAAAGTTGCATCTACGGAGAGTCGATCTATGTTTTCTGATGCTTCGAAGTCTCACTTTGGAGGTGTTCTGATTTCATTATGGTATTTAAGAGCCATTTTCAAGATCGAATTGCGGTCCATCAGCATAGATCATGTCAAAGAACATCTAGATATCCTTGATTTATTTGAGTACTTTTTACAGTTTTCCTTAGCTTGGCTTCAAAGAAACTCAGGAGCACTTTTATTTATGGTGGAACCATTCTTGACTGCAAATGCTAATGGTTGTAATCATTATGAGGCTGATATGGTGAATCTGAAGAACCGTTTTCCTAAATTTGCAGAGTTGTTGACTCGAAATTCATTCACAACAAATGTACAAAACCTCCAAGTCTCTGAATGTACAGAAGATGGAAAAGTTGATGACACGAAGCATTCAATTCCAGAAGATGAAAGATGGAAGATTCTAGGGATCTGCTTGTGGCGACATATGTCTAGATTTATGATATCTAATTTAAATTTGGTTCTTGATAAACTTGAAGATGGTAACAGTTCAGGTTCTTTCCACAGAAATTTTGCTCATAGGGAGTTCACGCTCTTAAGTGTTGATTCCGATAGCATCAGCTTGCCTGAACAGATTCGATTACTCTCGTTTAGCTTATGTGATTTACTGACAACAACAGTTACCCACATTTCTTCTTACCATGTCAAGCAACTTGCAGAATATTTGTGGCAGAAATTGGAGAATAATTCGAATGTGATGACTCTTGAATGGCTGAAACAATCACATCAATCAGAATCCAGTCAAAAACAAAACCTGGACATCTTGGAACTGGTGAATGGGAAAGATGAATGTTCAGTTCATCAGTTACTGTGGGACCACTGTGCCGATCAAAAATTAATATCAGAATGCTTTGCTCAGGAAAAACTCAATTGGTCAAATTATTTGGATCATGTGCCTACTAAAGGATGGAACGACATGCATATACTTCTGACAGGGCAACATAAAACTGATGACATGCGTGATAAAGAATCTAAACTTGGCGTTCCATTACAAACTCCTGAAGTTCAATCTCCTGTTAAAGGAATGTTCCCAAGTGGCAATGCTTCGACAAGTTCCAACCAGAAAGATATATCTAGTAGGAACATTTCAATTTTCCATAATCCCAGAGAAATGTGCAAGAGAAATGGGGAACTTTTGGAG GCATTGTGTATAAACTCTACTGATCAACAGGAAGCTGCAGTTGCTAGCAACCGGAAG GGTATAGTATTCTTCCGTATGGAAGATGGGATGCCTTCAAGTGATAAGTCATCGGACTTCTTGTGGGCCAAGGCTGATTGGCCACAAGATGGGTGGGCAGGTTCGGAATCTACTCCTGCTCCTACATGTGTTTCGCCTGGTGTTGGTCTTGGCAACAACAAAGGCGCACACCTTGGGCTCGGTGGAGCAACTGTTGGCGTAGGTTCTTCAGTTTGGCCTAGCAAAGACTTTACTGGTGGTGGAGCATTAGGAGTTAAAGGTTTTGCTGGTATTGGTGCCTATGGATTAGGTTGGGGAATTCAACAAGATTTTGAAGATGTTGTTGATCCACCTGCGACTATGGAGAACGTAACTACGAAGGCTTTGTCTAGTCATCCGATGAGACCTTTCTTCTTGGTTGGCTCAAGCAATACACACATTTATTTGTGGGAG TTCAATAAGAACAAAGCTATGGCTACATATGGAGTGCTACCCGCGGCCAATGTCCCTCCACCTTATGCCCTTGCATCAATATCAGCTTTGAAGTTTGATCACTTCGGACATCGGTTCGCTAGTGCTGCATTAGATGGAACTGTCTGTACGTGGCAATTGGAGGTAGGGGGAAGGAGCAATGTTCATCCAACAGAATCATCACTCTGCTTTAGCGGCCATGCGTC GGATGTCGCCTACTTGTCTTCAAGTGGATCAATTATAGCTGTAGCTGGGTATAGCTCTAATGCTGTTAATGTGGTTATATGGGACACTTTAGCTCCACCAACAACTTCCCGTGCTTCGATTCTATGTCATGAAG GTGGTGCGCACTCCCTTTCTGTTTTCGATAGCCATGTAGGCGGTGGTTCTGTTTCCCCAATTATCGTGACTGGTGGTAAAGGTGGTGATGTTGGTCTCCACGACTTCCGCTATATAGCGACTGGAAAGACAAAAAGGCACAGGCATATTGATACTATGGGGCATAGCCCTACTGTGTCTTCGACTCATGATAAGGACCAGAAAACAGATGGTATGCTTTGGTATATTCCAAAGGCTCACTCAG GGACTGTTACAAAAGTCGTTACCATCCCGAATACAAGTTTGTTTCTAACTGGAGGCACAGATGGATATGTCAAACTCTGGGATGCTCAGAACACAAAGTTAGTACATCATTGGTCAAGGATACATGATAAGCACACCTTCGTGCAGCCGAGTTCCCGTGGATTTGGTGGTGTTGTTCGG GCTGCTGTTACGGATATACAAGTTGTTTCGCAAGGTTTCCTCTCGTGTGGTGGGGATGGAACTGTGAAGTTGCTACGGCTCAGCGGTCACCTTGATAGCCATGGAGTCAAACTATGA